One segment of Amycolatopsis alba DSM 44262 DNA contains the following:
- a CDS encoding ArsR/SmtB family transcription factor: MATVTPDSAAPGFTEDPGPHSAARPLAEPAASASAAVLADAGDLLRALAAPVRIAIVLQLRNADRCVHELVDTLDVAQPLISQHLRVLKTAGVVQGERRGREVVYRLVDDHLAHIVVDAVAHVQEGK, encoded by the coding sequence ATGGCTACGGTGACCCCGGACTCTGCCGCTCCTGGCTTCACGGAAGACCCCGGACCGCATTCGGCGGCCCGTCCCCTCGCCGAACCCGCCGCGTCGGCCTCGGCCGCCGTCCTCGCGGACGCGGGCGACCTGCTCAGGGCGCTCGCCGCGCCCGTGCGGATCGCCATCGTCCTGCAACTGCGTAACGCGGACAGGTGCGTGCACGAATTGGTGGACACACTCGATGTCGCGCAGCCGCTGATCAGCCAGCACCTGCGGGTGCTCAAGACGGCGGGTGTCGTACAGGGTGAGCGACGCGGCCGCGAGGTGGTGTACCGGCTGGTCGACGATCACCTTGCGCATATCGTGGTGGACGCCGTAGCCCACGTTCAGGAGGGGAAGTGA
- a CDS encoding Fur family transcriptional regulator produces the protein MSPTTANSSAPVPGRRSTKQRAAVVELLKEIDDFRSAQELHDELRKRGDGIGLTTVYRTLQSLSEAGEIDVLRTDTGEAIYRRCSSHHHHHLVCRLCGSTVEVEGPAVERWAEKIASEHGFSDISHTVEIVGTCSNH, from the coding sequence ATGAGTCCGACGACGGCCAACAGTTCCGCGCCGGTGCCGGGACGCCGGTCGACGAAACAGCGGGCCGCCGTGGTCGAGCTGCTCAAGGAGATCGACGACTTCCGGTCCGCCCAGGAACTGCACGACGAGCTGCGCAAACGCGGCGACGGCATCGGGCTCACCACGGTGTACCGGACGCTGCAGTCGCTCTCGGAGGCCGGCGAGATCGACGTCCTGCGCACCGACACCGGCGAGGCGATCTACCGGCGCTGCTCGTCGCACCACCACCATCACCTGGTGTGCCGCCTCTGCGGGAGCACCGTCGAGGTGGAAGGGCCCGCGGTCGAGCGGTGGGCCGAGAAGATCGCTTCGGAGCACGGGTTCTCCGACATCAGCCACACCGTGGAGATCGTCGGGACCTGCTCGAACCACTGA